From one Pirellulales bacterium genomic stretch:
- a CDS encoding VOC family protein, which produces MKRVTGIGGIFFKAKDAPALQAWYKRHLGIDVQEWGGAAFNWTDAEGKPTAGTTAWLIDPTESNHFAPSKASFMVNYRVEDLHGLVKVLKEEGCNVLDKIDESEYGTFAWVIDPEENKIELWQPPPGQ; this is translated from the coding sequence ATGAAGCGAGTCACTGGCATCGGCGGCATCTTCTTCAAGGCTAAAGACGCGCCTGCGTTGCAGGCCTGGTACAAGCGTCACCTCGGCATCGACGTGCAGGAATGGGGAGGTGCAGCCTTCAACTGGACCGATGCGGAGGGCAAACCCACCGCTGGGACCACTGCCTGGTTGATTGATCCTACGGAAAGCAACCACTTCGCTCCAAGCAAGGCATCCTTTATGGTCAACTATCGTGTCGAAGACCTTCACGGTCTTGTCAAGGTTCTTAAAGAAGAGGGCTGCAACGTCCTCGACAAGATTGACGAATCTGAATACGGTACGTTTGCCTGGGTCATCGATCCCGAGGAGAATAAGATCGAGTTGTGGCAACCGCCTCCCGGCCAATAA
- a CDS encoding Clp protease N-terminal domain-containing protein, translating into MANNFSEAAKKVLGRAELEARDLHHEYVGTEHILLGLIQIGSAIVIDAFKTLGIAAAEVRQEIERLAQRGPKRIATGALPMTTRAQRAIEFACDEAAFMNVPSIDPEHLLLGLYREREGVAPRVLQNLGQHIGQVIEGVFRNFRERMQLVERAVGPVPAGTAWKQDAREELFAHLTAIYSEEYERLHNPAAAMKEAASRFGDPSELAQELAAVLPVSERRRRYVENWFGWRAPESAAQFMFRQSLQSFIILAVVCFVSIGATAYFSGWRGVSWEIVRTTAAVLTFMPTVQFVLGLLYYKTRDALYGPIWSSKSLSRVILCILLIIAVTFIGGISFVATTTWNCARVAQSLLPMCAIALVVAATEYELAQYRGLREIRETLWACLNTK; encoded by the coding sequence ATGGCTAACAACTTTTCAGAAGCAGCAAAGAAGGTTCTGGGCCGGGCTGAACTCGAAGCGCGTGATTTACATCACGAATACGTCGGCACGGAACACATCCTCTTAGGGCTTATTCAAATAGGCTCTGCCATTGTAATCGACGCCTTCAAGACATTGGGCATCGCTGCAGCTGAGGTTCGGCAAGAGATCGAACGGCTCGCCCAACGCGGTCCGAAACGCATCGCTACCGGCGCGCTCCCTATGACGACCCGGGCACAACGCGCCATCGAATTCGCCTGCGACGAGGCCGCTTTCATGAACGTTCCGTCCATCGACCCCGAGCATCTGCTTCTAGGGCTATATCGCGAGCGGGAAGGCGTGGCCCCTCGAGTTTTGCAAAACCTGGGTCAGCATATTGGTCAGGTCATCGAGGGAGTATTTCGCAATTTTCGGGAACGAATGCAATTGGTGGAACGCGCCGTTGGCCCCGTGCCGGCAGGCACTGCTTGGAAACAGGACGCACGTGAGGAACTGTTCGCGCATTTAACGGCAATCTATAGCGAAGAGTACGAACGACTGCACAATCCAGCGGCGGCGATGAAAGAAGCGGCCAGCCGCTTCGGTGATCCGTCAGAATTGGCCCAGGAATTGGCAGCAGTTTTGCCCGTGTCCGAGCGCCGCAGGCGCTACGTCGAAAACTGGTTCGGCTGGCGCGCGCCGGAATCAGCCGCGCAATTTATGTTTCGTCAGTCGCTACAGTCATTCATCATCCTGGCCGTCGTGTGTTTCGTCAGCATTGGGGCCACAGCATACTTCTCTGGTTGGCGAGGAGTATCGTGGGAAATTGTTCGGACCACGGCGGCAGTCCTAACATTTATGCCGACGGTTCAATTTGTGCTTGGTCTGCTTTACTATAAAACGCGTGATGCTCTGTACGGACCGATTTGGAGTTCCAAATCACTGAGCCGAGTAATTTTGTGCATTTTGTTGATCATAGCTGTCACTTTCATCGGTGGCATCAGCTTCGTCGCAACGACAACGTGGAACTGCGCCAGAGTTGCCCAGTCGCTGTTGCCGATGTGCGCAATCGCCTTAGTTGTCGCCGCAACGGAGTATGAATTGGCGCAATATCGCGGGCTGAGGGAGATTCGTGAAACTTTATGGGCGTGTTTGAACACGAAATGA